One Candidatus Rokuibacteriota bacterium genomic window, CAGCGTCGCGGTGCCAGGGGCCCAGTGAATAGCCGCAGCCGCCCGCTGCCGACGGGCGATTGCGGCGTGCAGGCCGTTTGGCGGTCTCACCTGCACGGCTGCAAACCGATCACCGCGGGCACCTTGGCCGGTTTTGCAATGAGCGAAAGGAGATCCGCCCTCGTGAAACCTGCTCAGGTTGACGCAATAGCGCATTCTTGAGGTTCATAATACTCATCGCGCTCTTCATGGTTGGTTGTCACTTGCTCCACGGCCATGGGGGCCATGGGGGGCGGAAAGAGGAAGATGACGAGGCCCCGCGGAAAGACCGGGGGCAGAGCGGGCCGGGCGGGCACAAGCACTAAGAAGGGAGAAGCAGACATGCGGGGACCTTTGAACCTCAAGGTGGTCATGTGGTCGCTGGGCTTGTTCGGTGCCATCAGCTTCACGCTCTGCGTGATCTACGGGCTCCTGGTGCCCTCGGCCTTGAACATGCACCAACTTCTTCAAATCCTCCTGCCCGGGTTCAAGTGGTTAAGCGTTCGGAGCTTTCTCCTCGGGTTGGTGGAGAGCTTTCTCTACGGCGTCTATGCAGGCCTCGTTTACGTGCCCCTCTACAACGGGCTGCACCGGCGGTGGGCGGCCTGAGCGCGGGGGTCAGCCGAGAGAGGGTCGCGAAGGCTGCGGTGTGCGTGGCTGCGAGACGAGCGGCAAGGGAGCGGGCTATGAAGGTGCGATGGATTGTGATGGCGCTGGGTCTCTGGCTCATCGTGTCCCCGTTTGTGCTCGGAACGAGCCGATACCCCGCGGTCCTCTGGACCTGCGTGATCGCCGGGGTGATCATCGGCGCCTGCGCCTACGTGGGAGGGCTCCCGGGCCAGGCCTGGGCGAACTGGCTGGGCTTCAGCGCGGCCTTCGCCCTGGTTGTGGCTCCCTTCTACCTCGATTATGCGCACATCGCCCCGGCCAAATGGAACGCGGGCATCGTGGGGATCGTTGCGGCGGCCCTCAGCCTGTGGGACCCGGTCAAGTCGCGTCAGGTCCCCTTCCGGGATCACGTGAGGCAGAACCGGCCATAGCGGGAATCGGGAGGCATCGTCCAGGTCGGTGGCGAAGGCCCGGGCAGGTGTGGACCGAGCGGTGGAGGATGACGCGAGCGGTGCGATGCCCATGAACATCCTTGTCCTGAACTGCGGCAGCGCCACGGTGAAGTTCCAGGTGATTGCGATTGACGGCCCGAAATTCTCGGCTGGCGGAGAGCGTAGGCTCGCCCGCGGGACGATCGACCGGCTGGGGTCCCAAGCAATTGCTTTCTTTGAGGCGGCGGGGGGCGCGACACACAGGGGAATGGCGGCCATTCCGGACTATCGAACGGCAGTCGAGCGCATTCTGGCGTGGGTCTGCTCGGCGGAGTCCGGCATCAGTGAGATTAACCGTCCGAGCGACTTCGGGGCGGTCGGCCACCGCGTGGTTCATGGCGGTACGCGCTTCACGGAACCGGTCCTGATCGATGAGGACGTGCTCGCGGCCATCGAGGCTCTGGGCGAGGTCGCGCCGCTGCACAACCCGCCGGCGGTCAGCGGCATGCGGGCCGCCCTCCATGCCCTGGGGCCATCCACCCCGATGATCGCGGTCTTCGACACGGCCTTCCATCACACCCTGCCGGAGCACGCGTACACGTATGCCATCCCCTACGAGCTGGCGGGCCGCCACGGCCTTCGACGTTACGGCTTCCACGGCACCTCTCACCGGTATGTGGCCGAGCGGTACGCGGAGATAACGTCAAAGCCGCTCGACAACGTAACGCTCATTACCCTTCACCTGGGCAACGGCTGTTCGGCCACGGCCGTCAAGAGAGGCGTGGCCGTGGATACCTCGATGGGCTTTACGCCGTTGGAGGGCCTGGTGATGGGCACCCGGTCGGGCGACCTCGATCCGGCAGTGCTGGAAGTCCTGGCCCGGAAGGAGGGGCTCTCCCTGACCCAGGCGATCGACCTTCTGAACGGCCAGTCCGGCCTCCTGGGCCTCTCCGGCCGGAGCCACGACATGCGCATCCTCCTGAAGGCGGCCGGTCAGCCAGGGGGCGAGCGCGCACGCCTTGCAATCGAAGTCTTCTGTTACCGCGTACGCAAGTACATCGGGGCCTATCTGGCCGCCCTGGGTGGAGCCGAGGGCGTCGTCTTCACCGGGGGCATCGGGGAGAACGCGCCAGCGGTCCGGGCGCGGATCTGCGCCGGGCTTCAGTGGTTTGGACTGACACTGGACCCCGCACGGAACAACGCGGCGGCGGCGCAAGAGGCCCGCATCAGCACGGAAGACTCCCGTGTGCATGCCTGGGTTATTCCCACAGACGAGGAGCTGCTGATCGCCCGGGACACGGTCCGCTGCCTCGCGGAGGCTTCGGCGAGGGGGACGGGCGCGGGGTGAGACGAGGGACAGCGCAGGCCCCCGGAGGCCGGACGCGGCCGGCCCTGTGGGAGAACGAAGGAGGACGCCATGAGCACGACGGAGTTGGAGGCCACGGCGCGGGCCCTGGTGCCCCCAAGGAAGGGGATCCTGGCGGCCGACGAGAGCCACCCCACCATCGGCCGGCGCTTCGAGGCCGTGGGGATCCCCAACACCGACGAGCACCGTCGCCTGTATCGGCAGATGCTGTTCACCACTTCCGGCATCGCGGAGTTCATCAGTGGGGTGATCCTCTTCGACGAGACCATCCGCCAGAAGGCCGACGACGGAGCGCCCTTCCCGGAGCTCCTCGCCCGACAGGGGATCATCCCCGGCATCAAGGTGGACAAGGGGGCCAAGCCCCTGGCGGGTGCGCCCGGGGAGCGCATCACGGAGGGGCTCGACGGCCTCCGCGAGCGGCTGGCCGAGTACAAGGCCCTCGGCGCGCGCTTCGCCAAGTGGCGCGCCGTCATCGCCATCGGCGACGGGCTGCCCAGCCGGCACTGCCTTGACACCAACGCCCACGCCCTGGCCCGCTACGCGGCCCTCTGCCAGGAGGCGGGCCTGGTCCCCATCGTGGAACCGGAGGTCCTCATGGACGGCGACCATCCCATCGAGCGCTGCTTCGAGGCCACGGAGGCCGCCCTTCACGCCGTGTTCCGCGCCGTGGTGGGCCAACGGGTGGTCCTGGAGCACCTGCTCCTCAAGCCCAACATGGTCCTGCCCGGCGCCGGGTGCCCCCGCCAGGCCAGCATCGCCGAGGTGGCGGAGGCTACGGTGCGATGCCTCCTCCGGGCCGTGCCGGCTGCCGTGCCGGGCATCGTCTTCCTTTCCGGCGGGCAGGACGAGCGGGCCGCCACTGCGCACTTGAACGCCATGAACGCGCCGCCCGGCACCCGGCCGTGGCCCCTGAGCTTCTCCTTCGCCCGCGCCCTGCAGGCGCCGGCTATGCAGGCCTGGGGCGGCGAGGCCCGCAACGTCGCCGCCGGGCAGCAGGCTTTCTACCATCGGACCCGGTGCAATGGCGCCGCCCGCGAGGGGCGGTACACGCCCGAGCTGGAGGAGGCCGCCGCCGAGCCCATCGGGGGGAGGCGCCCATGAAGACCCTGGCCATCGTGGTGGGCGGCGGGCCCTCCCCCGGCATCAACGCCGTCATCGTCGCGGCCACCATCGAGGCCCGCAACAGCGACCTCCGGGTCCTGGGCGTCCGCACCGGCTTCCGGGCCCTGGTGCGGGGCGACGCGGAGGCGGCCCGGGAGCTGGAGATCGGGGATGTCTCCCGCATCCACTTCGAGGGGGGCTCCATCCTCGGGACCTCGCGCGTCAACCCGGCGCGGACCCCGGAGGACCTCCGCGCGGTCGTGGAGGCCCTCCGGCGCCTGGGGGTTTCCTACCTCCTGACCATCGGCGGGGACGACACGGCGTTCGCGGCCTCGCGGGTGGCACACGCCATGCCCGGGCAGTTGGCCGTCGTCCACGTGCCGAAGACTATCGACAACGATCTTCCCCTTCCCCCGGGAGTGCCGACCTTCGGGCACACCACCGCGGTGAACCTGGGCAAGGAGCTTGTCGAGAACCTGATGCGGGACGCGGCCACCATGGGGCGCTGGATCTTCGTCACCGTGATGGGGCGGCACGCCGGGCACCTGGCCCTGGGGATCGCCGGCGCCGCCGCCGCCACCCTGGCGGTCATCGCGGAGGAATTCCCCGCGGGCCAGGTGCCGCTGGACCGGCTGGCGGACATCCTCGAGG contains:
- a CDS encoding SPW repeat protein, translated to MKVRWIVMALGLWLIVSPFVLGTSRYPAVLWTCVIAGVIIGACAYVGGLPGQAWANWLGFSAAFALVVAPFYLDYAHIAPAKWNAGIVGIVAAALSLWDPVKSRQVPFRDHVRQNRP
- a CDS encoding acetate kinase — translated: MNILVLNCGSATVKFQVIAIDGPKFSAGGERRLARGTIDRLGSQAIAFFEAAGGATHRGMAAIPDYRTAVERILAWVCSAESGISEINRPSDFGAVGHRVVHGGTRFTEPVLIDEDVLAAIEALGEVAPLHNPPAVSGMRAALHALGPSTPMIAVFDTAFHHTLPEHAYTYAIPYELAGRHGLRRYGFHGTSHRYVAERYAEITSKPLDNVTLITLHLGNGCSATAVKRGVAVDTSMGFTPLEGLVMGTRSGDLDPAVLEVLARKEGLSLTQAIDLLNGQSGLLGLSGRSHDMRILLKAAGQPGGERARLAIEVFCYRVRKYIGAYLAALGGAEGVVFTGGIGENAPAVRARICAGLQWFGLTLDPARNNAAAAQEARISTEDSRVHAWVIPTDEELLIARDTVRCLAEASARGTGAG
- a CDS encoding fructose-bisphosphate aldolase class I, with amino-acid sequence MSTTELEATARALVPPRKGILAADESHPTIGRRFEAVGIPNTDEHRRLYRQMLFTTSGIAEFISGVILFDETIRQKADDGAPFPELLARQGIIPGIKVDKGAKPLAGAPGERITEGLDGLRERLAEYKALGARFAKWRAVIAIGDGLPSRHCLDTNAHALARYAALCQEAGLVPIVEPEVLMDGDHPIERCFEATEAALHAVFRAVVGQRVVLEHLLLKPNMVLPGAGCPRQASIAEVAEATVRCLLRAVPAAVPGIVFLSGGQDERAATAHLNAMNAPPGTRPWPLSFSFARALQAPAMQAWGGEARNVAAGQQAFYHRTRCNGAAREGRYTPELEEAAAEPIGGRRP
- a CDS encoding 6-phosphofructokinase — protein: MKTLAIVVGGGPSPGINAVIVAATIEARNSDLRVLGVRTGFRALVRGDAEAARELEIGDVSRIHFEGGSILGTSRVNPARTPEDLRAVVEALRRLGVSYLLTIGGDDTAFAASRVAHAMPGQLAVVHVPKTIDNDLPLPPGVPTFGHTTAVNLGKELVENLMRDAATMGRWIFVTVMGRHAGHLALGIAGAAAATLAVIAEEFPAGQVPLDRLADILEGAIIKRRVLGHEDGVAILAEGLLEKLDPATLGAVERDSYGNVRLGELELGRMLKSHVTANLAARGLAVGIVAKDLGYELRCAPPDGFDIQYCRSLGYWAVRFLLQGGTEAMVTIQGGRLVPMAFREIVDPTTGRIRVRYVDVTSEMYRTLAAYMIRLKPEDLADPERVRALAAAAALGEAEFVARFGPVVSGRPRPG